A single Candidatus Binatia bacterium DNA region contains:
- a CDS encoding nuclear transport factor 2 family protein: protein MCDDHHLEENKQIAREFFAALNRADSAAIAKLYAADAELWTAGSLPFSGTFTKTQAIQGMDAILSLFPEGLKFTIKGITAEDERVAIEAESYGRHVSGKIYNNQYHFLMIIRDGKVSAFKEYMDTMHANDVLVGAGTG from the coding sequence ATGTGTGACGATCATCATCTGGAAGAAAACAAACAGATCGCGCGCGAGTTTTTCGCGGCGCTGAACCGGGCCGACAGCGCGGCCATTGCCAAGCTGTACGCCGCCGATGCCGAGCTTTGGACCGCGGGCTCGCTGCCGTTCTCCGGCACGTTCACGAAGACGCAGGCCATTCAAGGGATGGACGCGATCCTGTCGCTGTTTCCGGAGGGTTTGAAGTTCACCATCAAGGGGATCACGGCCGAGGACGAACGCGTGGCGATCGAGGCCGAGTCATATGGGCGTCACGTCAGCGGCAAGATCTATAACAACCAGTATCACTTTTTGATGATCATCCGCGACGGCAAGGTCTCTGCCTTCAAGGAGTATATGGACACCATGCACGCCAACGATGTGCTGGTGGGGGCAGGGACAGGGTGA
- a CDS encoding DsrE family protein — MANKFCVSLTCSKDNTDKATVGFVIANAAVASDKDTLVFLSIEGVRLSQHGYADDIHEAGFAPLKELMENFVKAGGKVWVCSPCFKKRGLDESKLIAGATIVGGAKLVEFLSDGSPCVSY; from the coding sequence ATGGCGAACAAGTTCTGTGTGAGTCTGACCTGTTCCAAGGATAACACCGACAAGGCGACGGTGGGCTTCGTGATCGCGAACGCGGCGGTGGCCTCTGACAAGGACACCCTGGTGTTCCTCAGCATTGAAGGCGTGCGCCTGTCGCAGCACGGCTACGCCGATGACATCCACGAGGCAGGTTTTGCGCCCCTCAAGGAACTGATGGAGAACTTCGTCAAAGCGGGCGGCAAGGTGTGGGTATGTTCGCCCTGCTTCAAGAAGCGCGGGCTCGACGAGAGCAAGCTGATCGCCGGCGCCACCATCGTCGGCGGCGCCAAGCTGGTCGAGTTTCTGTCCGACGGCAGCCCCTGCGTCAGCTACTGA
- a CDS encoding LLM class F420-dependent oxidoreductase: protein MKFGVIPPYGMAPVEDGAFAIAFAQMAEEYGFESIWVVEHVIMAVAYESIYPYDPSGRSPFTADVQQPDPLLWLSYVAAATTRIRLATGVLILPQRNPLILAKELASLDRLSGGRVELGIGMGWVREEADAVGTCFDNRGRRADEYVAVMRTLWQEPVASFKGEFVNFDRVVSKPKPVQAGGVPIVVGGHTTAAARRAGRLGDGFFPLGVSADQLASLRAIMAETARQHGRDPDAITITCVGSADLQCAQSYADMGVDRMVIAALQRDLNGLRRQFEKFRDDVMRRV, encoded by the coding sequence ATGAAGTTCGGAGTGATCCCCCCATACGGAATGGCCCCGGTCGAGGACGGAGCCTTCGCCATTGCCTTCGCGCAGATGGCTGAGGAGTACGGCTTTGAATCGATCTGGGTGGTGGAGCACGTCATCATGGCGGTGGCCTACGAGTCCATCTATCCGTACGACCCCAGCGGCCGCTCGCCATTTACCGCCGACGTGCAGCAGCCTGACCCGCTGCTGTGGCTCAGCTACGTGGCGGCGGCCACCACGCGCATCCGCTTGGCGACCGGCGTCCTCATTTTGCCGCAGCGCAACCCGCTGATCCTGGCCAAGGAGTTGGCGAGCCTCGATCGTTTGTCTGGCGGACGCGTCGAGTTGGGCATCGGCATGGGTTGGGTGCGCGAGGAGGCCGACGCGGTCGGAACCTGTTTTGACAACCGCGGACGGAGGGCGGATGAGTACGTTGCCGTCATGCGTACGCTGTGGCAGGAGCCCGTCGCCAGCTTCAAGGGAGAGTTCGTCAACTTCGACCGGGTGGTCTCAAAACCCAAGCCAGTGCAGGCCGGTGGCGTGCCGATTGTGGTTGGCGGTCACACCACCGCGGCGGCGCGACGCGCGGGGCGCTTGGGCGATGGCTTCTTTCCGCTCGGCGTGTCGGCAGACCAGCTGGCCTCGTTGCGTGCGATCATGGCCGAGACCGCGCGGCAGCACGGGCGAGACCCCGACGCCATCACGATCACCTGTGTCGGCAGCGCCGACCTACAATGCGCTCAGTCCTACGCTGACATGGGCGTTGATCGAATGGTGATCGCTGCATTGCAGCGCGATCTCAACGGTCTCCGTCGCCAGTTCGAGAAGTTCCGCGACGATGTCATGAGGAGGGTGTAA
- a CDS encoding sulfurtransferase TusA family protein, whose protein sequence is MTNGEHDNLAADAEWDAGDMGCGELVLELRLRLQAMAPGSILKLTARDLGAPEDLPAWCGMTGHTLLKAQHPEYWIRRRER, encoded by the coding sequence ATGACGAATGGCGAACACGATAATCTCGCCGCCGATGCCGAGTGGGACGCGGGTGACATGGGCTGCGGGGAGCTGGTTCTTGAACTGCGGTTGCGCCTGCAGGCCATGGCCCCGGGCAGCATTCTCAAGCTGACCGCCCGCGACCTGGGTGCGCCCGAGGACCTGCCGGCATGGTGCGGCATGACCGGGCATACCTTGCTCAAAGCACAGCATCCTGAATACTGGATCAGAAGAAGGGAGCGTTGA
- a CDS encoding geranylgeranyl reductase family protein produces the protein MMPRADLQQYDVIVVGAGPAGATAAYYLATGGRRVALLEKASFPRDKYCGDAWCAPALDILEDMGVLQRLEAEGLVRDTTSGGFISPSGESYVSVSEGGGAPGTRCYAIKRIICDERIARRAAEVGAELFEDANVARAALEDDGWWAVRCHDGREFRAKMLVAADGANSRLARALGVVTTPPQAVASRQYIRGGTHNFKSGGVLFYPKYILPGYVALFRHYNDDIDVGAYVIPGGALTNDRLADVYENEIKRDPFVQRALGPRAEPLERVRIAPIRLGGEARSTARQFMAVGDAAGQTDPLTGEGIHTGMIGGKLAAQTIHQLFASGEFSEQACLAYHTRWMSAFGRDFRASAVGARITYRFPLFLDAANVVAQRQGDAFMSEFGAAMTGVKPKTTFLKPGVAISLGVEVLRQIFKRKIRQAGTSEEQAYAAHAVEHVSRATAFGNACLIDSGVGGSD, from the coding sequence ATGATGCCGCGGGCCGATCTGCAACAGTACGACGTGATCGTGGTCGGAGCCGGGCCGGCCGGCGCGACCGCCGCGTACTACCTGGCCACGGGCGGCAGGCGGGTTGCGCTGCTCGAGAAGGCCAGCTTCCCGCGCGACAAGTACTGCGGTGACGCCTGGTGTGCCCCTGCGCTCGACATCCTGGAGGATATGGGTGTTCTGCAGCGGCTCGAAGCCGAGGGCCTGGTGCGCGACACGACTTCCGGCGGCTTCATCTCGCCTTCGGGGGAGAGCTACGTGAGCGTCAGCGAAGGCGGTGGGGCTCCCGGTACCCGCTGCTACGCCATCAAGCGGATCATTTGTGATGAGCGCATCGCCCGCCGCGCGGCGGAAGTTGGCGCGGAGCTGTTCGAGGATGCGAATGTTGCGCGGGCGGCGCTCGAAGACGACGGCTGGTGGGCGGTCCGCTGCCACGATGGCAGGGAGTTCCGCGCCAAGATGCTGGTGGCAGCCGACGGGGCGAACAGCCGTTTGGCGCGCGCCCTTGGCGTGGTGACCACCCCACCTCAGGCCGTGGCGAGCCGCCAGTATATCCGCGGCGGCACGCACAACTTCAAGTCCGGCGGCGTGCTCTTCTACCCGAAGTACATCTTGCCGGGATATGTCGCGCTGTTTCGCCACTACAACGACGACATCGATGTGGGGGCCTACGTCATTCCCGGCGGTGCCCTCACCAACGATCGGCTGGCGGATGTGTACGAGAACGAGATCAAGCGGGATCCCTTCGTGCAGCGCGCGCTGGGGCCGCGGGCCGAGCCGCTGGAGCGGGTGAGGATCGCGCCGATCCGCTTGGGCGGCGAGGCGCGGAGCACGGCCCGACAGTTCATGGCGGTCGGCGATGCGGCGGGGCAGACCGATCCACTCACCGGCGAAGGCATTCACACCGGCATGATCGGCGGCAAGCTGGCGGCGCAAACCATCCACCAGCTGTTTGCCAGCGGAGAGTTCTCCGAGCAGGCATGTCTGGCGTATCACACGCGCTGGATGTCGGCCTTCGGGCGCGACTTCCGCGCCTCGGCGGTGGGCGCCCGGATAACCTATCGATTCCCGTTGTTCTTGGATGCGGCCAACGTCGTGGCGCAGCGCCAAGGGGATGCGTTCATGTCCGAGTTCGGTGCGGCGATGACCGGCGTCAAACCCAAGACGACGTTCCTGAAGCCCGGCGTGGCCATCTCGTTGGGCGTTGAGGTGCTGCGGCAGATCTTCAAACGGAAGATCCGGCAGGCTGGCACGTCCGAGGAGCAGGCCTATGCCGCCCACGCGGTGGAGCACGTGTCGCGGGCAACGGCGTTCGGCAACGCCTGTCTGATCGACAGCGGCGTCGGCGGTTCGGACTAG
- a CDS encoding CoA-binding protein: protein MASAHEAFWTHSSYAFVGHSALKGFPQISYGEAKKSGKKVFAVDPSVAQINGDRTYPNLRSLPEKVDAVVLEVPRGETLDLVRQAADAGIKNVWVHMNRDTPETIEFAKQKGMNILTGTCAVMYVAQGFTYHSIHKWLNKLLGKY from the coding sequence ATGGCCTCGGCACATGAAGCGTTCTGGACCCATTCGAGCTACGCCTTCGTTGGTCACTCCGCCCTCAAGGGTTTTCCGCAGATCAGTTACGGCGAAGCGAAGAAGAGCGGCAAGAAGGTTTTCGCGGTCGATCCCTCCGTCGCCCAGATCAACGGCGACAGGACCTACCCCAACCTGCGATCCTTACCGGAGAAGGTTGACGCGGTGGTCCTCGAAGTACCGCGGGGGGAAACCCTGGACCTGGTGCGACAAGCGGCGGACGCGGGCATCAAGAACGTGTGGGTTCACATGAACCGCGATACGCCGGAAACCATCGAGTTCGCCAAGCAGAAGGGAATGAACATCCTGACCGGCACCTGCGCGGTGATGTACGTGGCCCAGGGTTTCACCTACCACTCGATCCACAAGTGGCTGAACAAGCTGCTCGGCAAGTACTGA